The Carnobacterium divergens genome includes a window with the following:
- a CDS encoding ABC transporter ATP-binding protein has product MRPILEVNQLKKTYGKKGTLYTALENISFEIEKGEFVGIMGPSGAGKTTLLNILSTIDKPTNGQVKIGGKEITSMKDNELSHFRRHELGFIFQDFNLLNSLNAGENILLPLALDRKKIEFMEERLARVANILGISDILEKYPSEISIGQKQRISAGRAMITNPQLIFADEPTGALDSKSATELLQYLAEINLKEDATILMVTHDAFSASYCNRILFIKDGVLFAEIIRNGTRKEFFQKIIDMQATIGGGVSHDLY; this is encoded by the coding sequence ATGAGACCAATTTTAGAAGTGAATCAATTAAAAAAAACATATGGCAAAAAAGGAACCTTATATACTGCGCTTGAAAACATTAGTTTTGAAATAGAAAAGGGTGAATTTGTTGGAATTATGGGTCCGAGCGGGGCGGGTAAAACCACACTTTTAAATATCTTATCTACTATTGATAAGCCCACTAACGGACAAGTAAAAATTGGTGGCAAAGAGATTACCTCAATGAAAGATAACGAGCTAAGTCATTTTAGAAGACATGAATTAGGCTTTATTTTTCAGGATTTCAACTTATTAAATTCATTAAATGCAGGCGAAAATATTCTTTTGCCACTTGCTTTAGATCGCAAAAAAATTGAATTTATGGAAGAACGACTGGCTCGAGTAGCCAATATTTTAGGGATTTCAGATATTCTTGAAAAATACCCTTCCGAAATTTCGATTGGACAAAAGCAACGAATTTCAGCAGGTAGAGCGATGATTACGAATCCACAGTTAATCTTTGCCGACGAACCTACAGGCGCGTTAGACTCGAAGTCTGCTACTGAATTGCTACAATATTTGGCTGAGATTAACTTAAAAGAAGATGCAACAATTTTAATGGTTACCCACGATGCCTTTTCAGCAAGCTATTGCAACCGCATCTTATTTATCAAAGACGGTGTGTTATTTGCCGAAATTATTCGTAATGGAACCAGAAAAGAATTTTTTCAAAAAATCATAGACATGCAAGCAACTATTGGTGGAGGAGTGAGCCATGACTTATATTAA
- a CDS encoding sensor histidine kinase codes for MNGLKFIKDQWILIGFWIVCLIILNLILFLDPNQTFDLGNVVYVTLLLTVFFLFLLLGLYIYHSKWYQEIEERQDAGEDGLLTPLDAALNEEQRFIQSYINDLLILHQKQLGTLAQNQQEQKDFIDSWVHEIKVPLAGTKLIIESLEDQLPEKKFYQLEDELKKMNHYVEQVLYYSRLDSFSRDYLIQEYSLRTIVNGIIKNNAPYFIQKQLTFDFTGEDQKILTDEKWLSFILEQLLSNALKYTLPGGKITFAIRKNHLGVWLDLTDTGIGIPLEDQRRIFDKGFTGHNGRNDTNHHSTGLGLYLAKNLGEKLGHQIIVESKVNEGTTFKILFPFLTYFNEDKDKVFL; via the coding sequence ATGAATGGTTTAAAATTTATTAAAGATCAGTGGATTTTGATTGGCTTTTGGATTGTGTGTTTGATTATTTTGAATCTTATTCTATTTCTTGATCCCAACCAAACCTTTGATCTTGGCAATGTTGTTTATGTTACGTTGCTCTTAACGGTTTTCTTTCTATTTTTATTGCTTGGGCTCTACATTTACCATTCAAAATGGTACCAAGAAATCGAAGAACGCCAAGATGCAGGAGAAGATGGCCTCTTAACTCCACTTGATGCTGCTTTAAACGAAGAACAGCGTTTTATCCAAAGTTATATCAATGATCTTTTGATTTTACATCAAAAGCAATTAGGAACGCTTGCTCAAAATCAACAAGAGCAAAAAGATTTTATTGACAGCTGGGTTCATGAAATCAAAGTCCCTTTAGCTGGAACAAAATTGATTATTGAATCGCTAGAAGATCAACTTCCTGAAAAAAAATTCTATCAATTAGAAGATGAACTGAAAAAAATGAACCACTATGTGGAACAAGTTTTATATTATTCACGCTTAGATTCATTTTCACGAGACTATTTGATTCAAGAATATTCCCTAAGGACTATTGTTAATGGCATTATTAAAAACAATGCTCCTTACTTTATCCAAAAACAGCTCACTTTTGATTTTACTGGTGAGGATCAAAAAATTCTAACGGATGAAAAATGGCTGAGCTTTATTTTAGAGCAATTGCTTTCAAATGCTTTAAAGTATACTTTACCTGGTGGGAAAATTACTTTTGCTATCCGTAAAAACCATTTAGGCGTGTGGCTTGATTTAACAGATACAGGGATTGGGATTCCCTTAGAAGATCAGCGACGTATTTTTGATAAGGGGTTTACTGGTCATAATGGGCGAAATGATACAAACCACCATTCAACAGGGCTAGGCTTGTATTTAGCGAAAAACCTTGGGGAAAAACTTGGCCATCAAATCATTGTTGAATCTAAAGTGAACGAAGGCACCAC
- a CDS encoding response regulator transcription factor, producing MFKIMIVEDDETIRDTISDTLQKWNFETFTTTDFTETLNNFIAEKPHLVLLDINLPVYDGFYWCQKIREISKAPILFISSRNTNMDMVMAMNMGGDDFVNKPFSIEVLTAKINAILRRTYNYADQAIDAIQHNNVILNLKDGSATVGEQHIDLSKNEYKLLHLLMKNHGKIISREKLLRGLWDDERYVDDNTLTVNINRLRKKIEQAGAVGYIETKVGQGYIIP from the coding sequence ATGTTTAAAATTATGATTGTTGAAGATGACGAAACAATTCGTGACACGATTTCCGACACGTTACAAAAATGGAATTTCGAGACATTTACGACGACTGATTTTACTGAGACACTAAATAACTTTATTGCTGAAAAACCTCATTTAGTATTGCTTGATATCAATTTACCTGTCTACGACGGTTTTTATTGGTGTCAAAAAATTAGAGAGATTTCAAAAGCACCTATTTTATTTATTTCAAGTCGCAATACAAATATGGATATGGTCATGGCGATGAATATGGGAGGGGATGATTTTGTCAACAAACCTTTTTCTATTGAAGTGTTAACTGCAAAAATCAATGCAATTTTGCGAAGAACTTATAACTATGCAGATCAGGCCATTGATGCTATTCAACACAATAATGTGATTTTAAATTTAAAAGATGGATCTGCAACTGTTGGCGAACAGCATATCGACTTAAGTAAAAATGAATACAAATTGCTTCATCTATTAATGAAAAATCATGGGAAAATTATTAGTCGTGAAAAACTCTTACGTGGCCTTTGGGATGATGAACGTTATGTCGATGACAATACCCTGACGGTAAATATTAATCGTTTAAGGAAAAAAATCGAACAAGCTGGTGCTGTTGGCTATATTGAAACAAAAGTTGGGCAAGGTTATATTATTCCCTAA